Proteins encoded by one window of Hylaeus volcanicus isolate JK05 chromosome 7, UHH_iyHylVolc1.0_haploid, whole genome shotgun sequence:
- the LOC128879198 gene encoding puff-specific protein Bx42 isoform X1 codes for MSLTSLLPAPTQVVWDREDEAREQKLRQRPVSALVKAVVTAPPYGQRKGWVPRCAEDFGDGGAFPEIHVAQYPLNMGMKGKESTSNALAVQLDAHGKVKYDMIARQGHSKDKIVYSKLSDLLPSEITNEEDPTLQRPPTEEIDELTEKTRKALEKITRSKIAAAMPVRCAEKQAPAQYIRYTPSQQGQSFNSGAKQRVIRMVEAQIDPLEPPKFKINKKIPRGPPSPPAPVMHSPTRKVTVKEQKEWKIPPCISNWKNAKGYTIPLDKRLAADGRGLQQVHINENFAKLAEALYIADRKAREAVEMRAQLEKKLAQKEKEKKEDHLRQLAQKAREERAGLKSSAALDKSEDSRERDQLRQERHKDRARERNLARAAPDKRSRLQRERERDISEQIALGLPAKSIPSAGEAQFDQRLFNTTKGMDSGYGHDDEYNVYDKPWKDSNSVGSHIYRPSKNIDKDTYGDDLEKLVKTNRFVPDKEFSGTDRSATRSGPVQFEKDEEDPFGLDQFLKQAKRASSSTTTTTKRKEDRETRRDDRDKRRKH; via the exons ATGTCGCTGACAAG TTTGTTACCTGCACCAACTCAGGTGGTGTGGGACAGAGAAGATGAAGCACGAGAACAAAAGCTGCGCCAGAGGCCTGTATCAGCATTGGTTAAGGCTGTTGTTACTGCCCCTCCATACGGGCAACGTAAAGGATGGGTCCCACGATGTGCTGAG GATTTTGGAGATGGAGGAGCTTTCCCAGAAATCCATGTAGCCCAATATCCGCTCAATATGGGAATGAAGGGAAAAGAATCCACGAGCAATGCTTTAGCAGTTCAACTGGACGCCCATGGGAAAGTAAAATATGACATGATTGCTAGACAAGGCCATTCTAAAGATAAG ATCGTCTATAGCAAACTGAGCGATTTGTTACCTTCGGAAATAACGAACGAGGAGGATCCCACTTTGCAACGTCCACCTACGGAGGAGATCGACGAATTAACAGAAAAGACTAGAAAAGctttagaaaaaataacaagatCGAAAATCGCAGCAGCCATGCCAGTGAGATGCGCGGAGAAACAAGCTCCGGCTCAATACATTCGGTACACACCTTCGCAACAAGGACAGTCATTCAACTCGGGAGCCAAACAGAGGGTTATTAGAATGGTAGAAGCTCAAATTGATCCTTTGGAACCGCCGAAATTTAA aattaataaaaaaataccaaGAGGTCCTCCGTCTCCTCCAGCGCCTGTTATGCATTCCCCTACAAGGAAAGTCACGGTAAAGGAGCAAAAAGAATGGAAGATACCTCCCTGTATCAGTAACTGGAAGAACGCGAAG GGTTACACGATTCCTCTGGACAAGCGTTTGGCTGCGGATGGACGCGGTTTGCAACAAGTTCACATTAACGAGAACTTTGCCAAACTAGCCGAAGCTCTATACATAGCCGACAGAAAAGCTCGCGAGGCTGTAGAAATGCGAGCACAGCTCGAAAAGAAATTGGctcagaaagaaaaagaaaagaaggaagacCATTTGAGACAGCTTGCGCAGAAGGCCAGAGAAGAACGTGCTGGCTTGAAGTCCTCTGCCGCATTGG ATAAATCAGAGGATTCGCGAGAAAGGGATCAGCTGAGGCAAGAAAGACACAAGGATCGTGCTCGAGAGCGCAATTTGGCGCGTGCTGCACCGGATAAACGCTCTAGATTGCAACGAGAACGCGAGCGTGACATTAGCGAACAGATAGCGCTTGGTTTGCCAGCGAAAAGTATCCCCAGCGCTGGGGAAGCACAATTCGATCAGCGCTTGTTTAACACAACCAAGGGAATGGACAGTGGCTATGGACACGATGACGAATACAACGTTTACGACAAACCATGGAAAGATTCGAATTCCGTTGGTTCGCACATATACCGTCCTAGCAAAAATATCGACAAGGACACTTACGGAGATGATTTGGAGAAGCTTGTTAAAACAAACAG GTTCGTTCCGGACAAGGAATTCAGCGGAACCGACAGATCAGCTACGCGTTCGGGGCCAGTACAATTTGAGAAAGACGAAGAGGATCCTTTCGGTTTGGATCAGTTCTTGAAACAAGCTAAACGTGCCAGCAGTTCGACCACCACTACCACAAAACGCAAAGAGGACCGTGAAACACGAAGGGACGATCGTGATAAGCGaaggaaacattaa
- the LOC128879198 gene encoding puff-specific protein Bx42 isoform X2 has protein sequence MFLCSLLPAPTQVVWDREDEAREQKLRQRPVSALVKAVVTAPPYGQRKGWVPRCAEDFGDGGAFPEIHVAQYPLNMGMKGKESTSNALAVQLDAHGKVKYDMIARQGHSKDKIVYSKLSDLLPSEITNEEDPTLQRPPTEEIDELTEKTRKALEKITRSKIAAAMPVRCAEKQAPAQYIRYTPSQQGQSFNSGAKQRVIRMVEAQIDPLEPPKFKINKKIPRGPPSPPAPVMHSPTRKVTVKEQKEWKIPPCISNWKNAKGYTIPLDKRLAADGRGLQQVHINENFAKLAEALYIADRKAREAVEMRAQLEKKLAQKEKEKKEDHLRQLAQKAREERAGLKSSAALDKSEDSRERDQLRQERHKDRARERNLARAAPDKRSRLQRERERDISEQIALGLPAKSIPSAGEAQFDQRLFNTTKGMDSGYGHDDEYNVYDKPWKDSNSVGSHIYRPSKNIDKDTYGDDLEKLVKTNRFVPDKEFSGTDRSATRSGPVQFEKDEEDPFGLDQFLKQAKRASSSTTTTTKRKEDRETRRDDRDKRRKH, from the exons ATGTTTCTTTGCAGTTTGTTACCTGCACCAACTCAGGTGGTGTGGGACAGAGAAGATGAAGCACGAGAACAAAAGCTGCGCCAGAGGCCTGTATCAGCATTGGTTAAGGCTGTTGTTACTGCCCCTCCATACGGGCAACGTAAAGGATGGGTCCCACGATGTGCTGAG GATTTTGGAGATGGAGGAGCTTTCCCAGAAATCCATGTAGCCCAATATCCGCTCAATATGGGAATGAAGGGAAAAGAATCCACGAGCAATGCTTTAGCAGTTCAACTGGACGCCCATGGGAAAGTAAAATATGACATGATTGCTAGACAAGGCCATTCTAAAGATAAG ATCGTCTATAGCAAACTGAGCGATTTGTTACCTTCGGAAATAACGAACGAGGAGGATCCCACTTTGCAACGTCCACCTACGGAGGAGATCGACGAATTAACAGAAAAGACTAGAAAAGctttagaaaaaataacaagatCGAAAATCGCAGCAGCCATGCCAGTGAGATGCGCGGAGAAACAAGCTCCGGCTCAATACATTCGGTACACACCTTCGCAACAAGGACAGTCATTCAACTCGGGAGCCAAACAGAGGGTTATTAGAATGGTAGAAGCTCAAATTGATCCTTTGGAACCGCCGAAATTTAA aattaataaaaaaataccaaGAGGTCCTCCGTCTCCTCCAGCGCCTGTTATGCATTCCCCTACAAGGAAAGTCACGGTAAAGGAGCAAAAAGAATGGAAGATACCTCCCTGTATCAGTAACTGGAAGAACGCGAAG GGTTACACGATTCCTCTGGACAAGCGTTTGGCTGCGGATGGACGCGGTTTGCAACAAGTTCACATTAACGAGAACTTTGCCAAACTAGCCGAAGCTCTATACATAGCCGACAGAAAAGCTCGCGAGGCTGTAGAAATGCGAGCACAGCTCGAAAAGAAATTGGctcagaaagaaaaagaaaagaaggaagacCATTTGAGACAGCTTGCGCAGAAGGCCAGAGAAGAACGTGCTGGCTTGAAGTCCTCTGCCGCATTGG ATAAATCAGAGGATTCGCGAGAAAGGGATCAGCTGAGGCAAGAAAGACACAAGGATCGTGCTCGAGAGCGCAATTTGGCGCGTGCTGCACCGGATAAACGCTCTAGATTGCAACGAGAACGCGAGCGTGACATTAGCGAACAGATAGCGCTTGGTTTGCCAGCGAAAAGTATCCCCAGCGCTGGGGAAGCACAATTCGATCAGCGCTTGTTTAACACAACCAAGGGAATGGACAGTGGCTATGGACACGATGACGAATACAACGTTTACGACAAACCATGGAAAGATTCGAATTCCGTTGGTTCGCACATATACCGTCCTAGCAAAAATATCGACAAGGACACTTACGGAGATGATTTGGAGAAGCTTGTTAAAACAAACAG GTTCGTTCCGGACAAGGAATTCAGCGGAACCGACAGATCAGCTACGCGTTCGGGGCCAGTACAATTTGAGAAAGACGAAGAGGATCCTTTCGGTTTGGATCAGTTCTTGAAACAAGCTAAACGTGCCAGCAGTTCGACCACCACTACCACAAAACGCAAAGAGGACCGTGAAACACGAAGGGACGATCGTGATAAGCGaaggaaacattaa